The following coding sequences are from one Campylobacter sp. RM16187 window:
- a CDS encoding IS256 family transposase, whose protein sequence is MTAKRKKKEKDVIDLMLDKLDFHGMTKDELTGSDGLLRQLTSRFYERVLEAEMDEHLGYRKHDNAGDNTGNSRNGYTEKSVILDDNSTTDIHVPRDRNSTFEPVIIPKHEKRSPLFNDQIISMYSYGMSCRDIQRHLQEVYGVNVSAELISNVTESVMMDVREWQNRPLDKSYPILFLDALRVNCRQDGKNVNKALYVALAINWEGKKEVLGLWLSNTEGAKFWMGVLSEIKNRGTEDILIACMDGLTGFPEAVKAVFPDTHIQHCIVHMVRSSTKFVSYKDLKAVCKDLKEVYSAINEKAGAEALEDFGKKWDEKYPMIKAAWQRNWNELSEFFNYPEEIRKAIYTTNAIESLNFSLRKITRNKSSFPDDDSIYKVMYLTIRNASKRWTMPIRNWPLAVNQFAILFDKRVSF, encoded by the coding sequence ATGACAGCCAAAAGAAAGAAAAAAGAAAAAGATGTAATCGATTTGATGCTTGACAAGCTAGATTTTCATGGGATGACAAAAGACGAACTTACCGGTAGTGATGGGCTTTTGAGACAGCTTACGAGTAGGTTCTATGAGCGGGTGTTGGAAGCCGAAATGGATGAGCATCTTGGTTACAGAAAGCACGACAATGCAGGGGACAACACCGGTAACAGCCGTAACGGTTATACTGAGAAGAGTGTAATTTTGGATGATAACAGTACTACTGATATACATGTACCGCGAGACAGAAACAGTACATTCGAGCCTGTTATTATTCCTAAGCATGAGAAACGAAGTCCATTGTTCAACGATCAGATTATTTCGATGTATTCATACGGTATGAGTTGCCGTGACATTCAGCGACACTTACAGGAAGTGTATGGTGTAAATGTTTCAGCGGAACTTATTTCGAATGTAACGGAATCAGTAATGATGGATGTCAGAGAATGGCAAAACCGTCCGCTAGATAAATCATACCCTATTTTATTTCTAGATGCTTTACGTGTTAATTGCCGTCAAGACGGAAAAAACGTCAATAAAGCCTTATATGTAGCTTTGGCAATCAATTGGGAAGGCAAAAAAGAGGTATTAGGGCTTTGGCTATCTAATACAGAAGGAGCAAAATTTTGGATGGGAGTTCTTAGTGAGATAAAGAACCGAGGGACTGAAGATATTCTTATAGCCTGCATGGATGGGCTTACCGGATTTCCTGAAGCGGTAAAAGCAGTATTTCCGGATACTCATATACAGCATTGCATAGTTCATATGGTTAGAAGCTCTACCAAATTTGTTTCTTACAAAGACCTTAAAGCTGTATGCAAAGACTTGAAAGAAGTATATTCAGCTATAAATGAAAAGGCCGGAGCCGAAGCTCTTGAAGATTTTGGAAAGAAATGGGATGAGAAGTATCCGATGATTAAAGCTGCTTGGCAGAGGAATTGGAATGAGCTAAGTGAGTTTTTTAATTATCCTGAAGAAATCCGAAAAGCTATTTATACTACGAATGCGATTGAATCGTTAAACTTCAGCTTAAGAAAAATCACTCGCAATAAATCAAGCTTTCCGGATGATGATTCGATATATAAAGTGATGTATCTTACGATACGCAATGCGAGTAAAAGGTGGACTATGCCTATAAGGAATTGGCCTCTTGCCGTTAATCAATTTGCTATACTATTTGACAAAAGGGTTTCTTTTTGA